From a region of the Mucilaginibacter auburnensis genome:
- a CDS encoding SDR family NAD(P)-dependent oxidoreductase encodes MSNKVMIVSGGASGLGLAAAEKFAKNGYDIVIIDINDEKGAIAVEKIKALGQDAVYCHCDISNKEEVQKAAQTTKERFGRADVLINNAGLEIRGSILQCDEDEWVKLYNINLKGIYYMSNAFVPMMVEQGKGAVVNTGSILGYRTVPERAAYSSSKGAIDTLTRTMAFDLAQHNIRVNCVVPGAIDTPLLRGSINDSPDPAETEKILGSKSVFGRMGTSEEVANVMYFLASDDASFVTGAAYFVDGGWSIM; translated from the coding sequence ATGAGCAATAAAGTAATGATAGTGAGCGGCGGAGCATCAGGATTGGGCCTTGCTGCTGCTGAAAAATTTGCCAAAAACGGATATGATATTGTCATCATCGACATTAATGATGAAAAGGGAGCTATCGCTGTTGAAAAAATAAAAGCTTTAGGGCAGGATGCCGTTTATTGCCACTGCGATATATCTAACAAAGAAGAAGTACAAAAAGCTGCGCAAACTACTAAAGAACGTTTTGGCCGCGCCGATGTACTGATTAATAACGCGGGTTTAGAAATTCGTGGTAGTATTTTGCAATGCGACGAGGACGAGTGGGTTAAACTATACAACATCAACCTTAAAGGCATTTATTACATGAGCAATGCTTTCGTGCCCATGATGGTGGAGCAAGGTAAAGGCGCGGTGGTAAATACAGGTTCTATTTTAGGCTATCGTACGGTGCCTGAACGTGCGGCCTATTCTTCATCAAAAGGAGCTATTGATACGCTAACCCGCACCATGGCGTTTGATCTGGCGCAACACAACATCCGCGTAAACTGCGTGGTACCCGGCGCTATTGATACGCCATTATTGCGCGGCTCGATCAATGATTCGCCTGATCCCGCTGAGACTGAAAAAATATTAGGCTCAAAAAGTGTATTTGGCCGGATGGGTACCTCAGAAGAAGTGGCCAATGTAATGTACTTCCTGGCATCAGACGATGCATCGTTTGTTACCGGCGCTGCCTACTTCGTTGATGGCGGCTGGTCTATTATGTAA
- a CDS encoding zinc-dependent alcohol dehydrogenase, whose protein sequence is MSLPNEMDALVLKGVREFEIQTAPVPQPDSDEVICKVDTTFICGTDPHIINGDFPGFWPMGYPFIPGHEWSGTVVTAGPRALSLGWKEGDRVCGISHCGCGYCANCMKGRFNNCLNYGHEERGHRQYGHYTPGAYAQYMRTSVKSIYKVPDSMDLEYAACVDPLSIALYTVKRSRMQPGDDVLILGTGPQGLMAILCAKALGAGRILAVGSGERLEKAKELGAIGISYKEGDVLAQIKALTNGLGVPAVLECAGTAESIQLACLAASKGGVVSMIGIPHSDPSLPVKRIVLDEIELVGNRANPNTAQEAIDLLVNGRVDLTPLMTHRFALKDFSIALDVFEGRKDGAIKVATKPNGM, encoded by the coding sequence ATGAGTTTACCTAATGAGATGGATGCCCTTGTATTAAAAGGCGTTCGCGAATTTGAGATACAAACAGCACCTGTTCCGCAGCCCGATTCGGACGAGGTGATCTGCAAGGTTGATACCACATTTATTTGCGGTACCGACCCGCATATCATCAATGGTGATTTCCCGGGCTTCTGGCCTATGGGCTACCCGTTTATACCGGGCCATGAATGGTCGGGAACGGTAGTAACAGCCGGTCCGCGTGCTTTAAGCCTGGGCTGGAAAGAAGGCGACCGTGTTTGTGGCATTTCCCATTGTGGTTGTGGCTACTGTGCTAATTGCATGAAGGGCCGCTTTAATAATTGCTTAAACTATGGGCATGAGGAGCGCGGCCACCGTCAATACGGTCATTATACGCCCGGCGCTTATGCGCAGTATATGCGCACATCCGTAAAAAGTATTTACAAGGTGCCAGATTCGATGGATCTGGAGTACGCCGCCTGTGTTGATCCGTTGAGTATAGCCTTATATACGGTTAAGCGTTCACGCATGCAGCCTGGCGATGATGTTTTGATATTAGGTACCGGTCCGCAAGGTTTGATGGCCATACTTTGCGCCAAAGCATTGGGTGCGGGCAGAATTTTAGCAGTAGGCAGCGGTGAACGTTTGGAAAAGGCTAAAGAATTAGGCGCTATAGGCATCAGTTATAAGGAAGGTGATGTGTTAGCGCAAATAAAGGCATTGACCAATGGCTTAGGCGTTCCGGCAGTATTGGAGTGTGCAGGCACGGCTGAGTCTATCCAGTTAGCTTGTTTGGCAGCATCAAAAGGCGGTGTGGTTTCCATGATAGGCATTCCTCACTCAGACCCATCACTTCCTGTAAAAAGAATTGTATTAGATGAGATTGAGTTGGTAGGCAACCGCGCTAATCCTAATACAGCACAGGAAGCGATTGACCTGTTGGTAAATGGCCGCGTTGATTTGACACCGTTAATGACGCATCGCTTCGCGCTGAAAGATTTTTCAATTGCGCTTGATGTTTTTGAGGGACGCAAAGACGGAGCTATTAAGGTGGCTACAAAGCCAAACGGAATGTAA
- a CDS encoding cyclase family protein gives MFKKAFCPPFQLQTKMNFMGIDCVVTDLSHTIATTDPTFIGHQRTLIWDHLSHEETQKMGLTKPPYSYKVVGFTLCDHSNTHVDAINHVVNEPDARAVNELPLEWFMAPGVWFDFSHKEPNSYITKADVEEAIAKTGVTIKPQSVVLYYTGWYKKWSDNFGYIRNYPGVDRSAIEYLNDLGAISIGADAPSIDSYNEVAVVREQPAHIVCREREILNIENLAQVDMIPAHEFWFVGLPLKIKGGSGSPFRGVAIVPESNIKK, from the coding sequence ATGTTTAAGAAAGCCTTTTGTCCTCCTTTTCAGTTGCAGACAAAAATGAACTTTATGGGTATTGATTGCGTGGTGACCGACCTGAGTCATACCATTGCAACTACCGACCCTACATTTATCGGCCATCAGCGCACACTGATATGGGATCACCTGTCGCATGAGGAAACCCAGAAAATGGGCCTTACAAAACCACCTTACTCTTACAAAGTGGTCGGCTTTACACTATGCGATCACTCTAACACCCACGTTGATGCCATTAACCACGTGGTGAACGAGCCGGATGCCCGCGCTGTTAACGAACTGCCATTGGAGTGGTTTATGGCGCCCGGCGTTTGGTTTGATTTCTCGCATAAAGAGCCTAACAGCTACATTACCAAAGCTGATGTGGAAGAGGCTATTGCTAAAACAGGCGTAACCATCAAGCCACAGTCGGTTGTATTGTACTACACGGGTTGGTACAAAAAATGGAGCGACAATTTCGGCTACATCCGCAACTATCCGGGTGTTGACAGAAGCGCTATCGAATACCTGAATGATCTGGGCGCTATCAGCATTGGCGCCGATGCACCGAGCATAGATAGCTACAACGAGGTAGCTGTAGTTAGAGAACAACCTGCACACATTGTATGCCGTGAGCGCGAGATATTAAATATTGAAAATTTAGCACAGGTAGATATGATACCGGCACACGAGTTTTGGTTTGTGGGTTTACCGTTGAAAATTAAAGGCGGCTCCGGCTCTCCGTTCCGTGGGGTGGCTATAGTGCCCGAAAGTAATATCAAAAAATAA
- a CDS encoding CoA-acylating methylmalonate-semialdehyde dehydrogenase — translation MEILSNYISNKWVSSKESNTTDVINPATQEVLAKVPYGSGTATDVDTAVTAAHEAYKQWSQVPVMKRVQPLYKLKQLLEENAEDLARTITMECGKSLAESRGELQRAIENVEVACGTPMLMQSEFSENIAGGVDEFMIRQSLGVCACIAPFNFPGMIPFWFLPYAIACGNAFILKPSEKVPLTMMKVFKLIEQIDLPSGIISLVHGGKETVDALLDHPKIKAISFVGSSKIAQYVYGRGAANGKRVQAQGGAKNPVVILPDADIDMSVQIVTDSVYGCAGQRCLAASNIITVGDNGSIKEALYEAAKKRTTGYGLDESMEMGPVISQESKSRVEYLIGKAEAEGAKVLLDGRKASISGFENGNFIRPTILEGLPLGGEVIKTEIFGPVMSLIQLDTVDAALDFINSNNYGNMACLFTSSGANARKFRSQANAGNIGINIGVAAPMAQFPFSGWNDSFFGDLHGQGRHAIEFFTQTKVVVERWPKEWSRKF, via the coding sequence ATGGAAATTTTAAGCAATTACATTAGTAATAAATGGGTATCGAGCAAGGAATCTAACACAACTGATGTAATCAACCCTGCAACACAAGAGGTACTGGCTAAAGTTCCGTACGGAAGCGGTACAGCAACTGATGTTGACACTGCCGTAACCGCAGCGCACGAAGCCTATAAGCAATGGAGCCAGGTGCCTGTAATGAAAAGGGTACAACCGCTATATAAGCTAAAGCAACTTTTAGAAGAAAACGCTGAAGACCTTGCCCGCACCATTACCATGGAATGCGGTAAATCTCTGGCTGAATCAAGAGGTGAATTGCAGCGCGCCATTGAGAATGTGGAAGTGGCCTGCGGCACGCCTATGCTGATGCAGAGCGAGTTTTCCGAGAACATTGCAGGAGGGGTGGATGAGTTTATGATAAGGCAATCGCTTGGTGTTTGCGCCTGTATTGCGCCGTTCAACTTCCCGGGTATGATACCTTTTTGGTTTTTACCTTATGCTATTGCATGCGGTAATGCTTTCATCCTGAAACCATCAGAAAAAGTGCCGCTCACTATGATGAAGGTTTTTAAACTGATTGAACAGATAGACCTGCCATCTGGTATAATCAGCCTGGTGCATGGCGGCAAAGAAACAGTTGATGCTCTGTTGGACCACCCGAAAATCAAGGCTATCAGCTTTGTTGGCTCATCAAAAATTGCACAATACGTATACGGACGTGGCGCTGCCAATGGCAAACGCGTACAGGCACAAGGGGGAGCAAAAAACCCGGTAGTTATTTTACCGGATGCAGATATTGATATGTCTGTACAGATAGTAACTGACAGTGTATATGGCTGTGCAGGTCAGCGCTGTTTGGCCGCATCTAACATCATCACCGTTGGCGATAACGGCAGCATCAAAGAAGCTTTATACGAAGCCGCTAAAAAACGAACTACCGGCTACGGACTGGATGAAAGCATGGAAATGGGCCCGGTTATCAGCCAGGAAAGTAAATCTCGCGTTGAATACCTGATAGGCAAGGCCGAGGCAGAAGGCGCAAAGGTTTTACTGGATGGTCGTAAAGCATCTATCAGCGGTTTTGAGAACGGCAACTTTATTCGCCCTACTATATTAGAAGGTTTGCCTTTAGGCGGCGAAGTGATCAAAACAGAAATTTTTGGGCCGGTAATGAGCCTCATCCAGCTGGACACGGTTGATGCCGCGTTGGATTTTATCAACAGCAACAATTATGGTAACATGGCTTGCCTGTTCACCAGCAGCGGTGCAAATGCCCGCAAGTTCCGCAGCCAGGCTAACGCGGGTAACATAGGTATTAATATAGGTGTGGCTGCGCCAATGGCACAGTTCCCTTTTAGTGGTTGGAACGATAGTTTTTTTGGCGACCTGCACGGACAGGGCCGCCATGCCATTGAGTTCTTTACCCAAACCAAAGTAGTGGTAGAAAGATGGCCAAAAGAGTGGTCAAGGAAATTCTAA
- a CDS encoding sugar phosphate isomerase/epimerase family protein encodes MENTNSLNRRDFMRLAGLAGAATLAAPGFAFAEAKKRKFEIGATFILWGYGANNLEPSLQDISALGYHAFETFGNVIEDYEKNRGGFLPVVQKYGVPLVSTFCQTDIVDPSKKAGDMEKLVRWAKMTKAAGGKVIEYCASGVNRKGFDYKQHKDYMVSSMNDYAKAVTDEGLVCALHPHTGTAIETEEEIYYVMENVDTRYMKFGPDVGQIQKGGGDPVKICKDFVSLIEHVHLKDFAGGDNGWLGYSPLGQGKVQLATILDMLEKKKKKMAGMIMFELDYDNKVKPAYTPLEAAKISRDFLASLDYKFEKKTI; translated from the coding sequence ATGGAAAATACAAATTCATTGAACCGAAGAGACTTTATGCGACTGGCTGGTTTGGCCGGAGCCGCTACATTAGCAGCACCCGGTTTTGCTTTTGCCGAGGCCAAAAAACGCAAGTTTGAAATAGGTGCAACGTTTATACTCTGGGGTTATGGCGCTAATAACCTGGAGCCATCTCTACAGGATATTTCCGCATTGGGTTATCATGCCTTTGAAACCTTTGGTAACGTTATTGAAGATTATGAGAAAAACCGCGGCGGCTTTTTGCCTGTGGTTCAAAAATATGGTGTTCCACTGGTATCTACCTTTTGCCAAACCGACATTGTAGACCCGTCAAAAAAAGCAGGAGATATGGAGAAGCTGGTGCGTTGGGCAAAAATGACCAAGGCAGCGGGTGGTAAAGTAATTGAGTATTGCGCGTCGGGCGTTAACCGTAAAGGGTTTGACTACAAACAGCATAAAGATTACATGGTATCGTCAATGAATGATTATGCCAAAGCCGTAACCGACGAGGGTTTGGTTTGTGCGCTGCATCCGCACACCGGTACCGCTATTGAAACCGAGGAAGAGATCTACTATGTAATGGAGAACGTTGATACCCGCTATATGAAGTTTGGCCCTGATGTTGGCCAGATACAAAAAGGCGGCGGCGACCCGGTTAAGATTTGTAAAGACTTTGTATCGCTGATTGAGCACGTTCATCTGAAAGATTTTGCAGGTGGCGACAATGGCTGGTTAGGTTATTCGCCTTTAGGTCAGGGTAAAGTTCAGTTGGCTACAATTTTGGATATGCTGGAAAAGAAGAAAAAGAAAATGGCCGGCATGATCATGTTTGAGCTGGATTACGATAATAAAGTTAAACCTGCTTACACACCATTGGAAGCCGCCAAAATATCGCGCGATTTCCTGGCCAGCCTGGATTACAAATTCGAGAAGAAAACCATCTAA
- a CDS encoding DMT family transporter — MKVYLIGLMLVIGFVLTLHLAMNGQVGAMLKNPRMGNAIFWSIGACTAIIIGLTAWDPAVFTRLKEVPLWLLTAGIMGGALVFGIAYAFPQIGAGRGTVLMITGQVITGLIFSHYGWLGSPVEPISITKIGGALLLLAGTAMVTFGK, encoded by the coding sequence ATGAAAGTTTATTTGATCGGACTGATGCTTGTCATCGGGTTTGTACTGACACTGCACCTGGCTATGAACGGGCAGGTTGGGGCTATGCTAAAAAACCCGCGCATGGGTAACGCTATATTTTGGAGCATAGGTGCATGTACCGCCATTATTATTGGCCTTACCGCCTGGGACCCGGCAGTATTTACCCGCTTAAAAGAAGTGCCTTTGTGGTTACTTACGGCAGGCATAATGGGTGGCGCACTTGTTTTTGGCATTGCTTACGCCTTCCCGCAAATTGGAGCAGGCAGAGGCACAGTGCTCATGATTACCGGACAAGTGATAACCGGACTGATATTTTCGCATTACGGATGGTTGGGTTCGCCTGTTGAACCTATCTCCATAACAAAAATAGGCGGCGCGCTGCTGTTACTGGCAGGAACCGCTATGGTGACTTTTGGGAAGTAA
- a CDS encoding AraC family transcriptional regulator, which produces MKPHLLKVPHKPESSFSVHQNTGQNFYNQWHFHPEIELIYIHKGRGTRFIGNDVHRFEPDELCLFGANLAHMWRCDPEYFVEDSKLKAEVTVIYFHHDFLGERFFSTPELKNIELLLEKAKLGIKIMGKTKAELKPMIKKLQETTGLERVMLLLSILEKIAVSKDREYINTIYQPNKIEPQEADRLNKVFHYISENFQKKISLEEIASVANLSAKAFCRYFKTKTRKTFQDFLLEVKIAHACNLILEKDMTIYEVCYDSGFNNLSNFNRYFKKLMNKTPLEFKKEHRILREVG; this is translated from the coding sequence ATGAAGCCACACCTGTTGAAAGTTCCGCATAAGCCCGAATCATCTTTTTCAGTACATCAAAACACCGGGCAGAATTTTTATAACCAGTGGCACTTCCATCCTGAAATTGAGCTTATCTATATTCATAAGGGCAGGGGTACGCGCTTTATAGGTAATGATGTGCACCGCTTTGAACCGGATGAGCTTTGTTTATTTGGCGCTAACCTGGCACACATGTGGCGCTGCGACCCGGAATATTTTGTAGAAGACTCAAAGTTAAAAGCTGAGGTGACCGTAATTTATTTTCACCATGATTTTTTAGGCGAGCGGTTTTTCAGTACGCCGGAACTGAAGAATATTGAGTTACTGTTAGAAAAAGCCAAGCTGGGTATTAAGATCATGGGTAAAACAAAGGCTGAGCTTAAACCCATGATAAAGAAGTTGCAGGAAACTACCGGATTGGAACGCGTAATGCTATTGCTGAGCATACTTGAAAAAATTGCCGTTTCAAAAGACCGGGAATATATCAATACCATTTATCAACCTAACAAAATTGAGCCGCAGGAAGCCGATCGCTTAAATAAGGTATTCCATTACATATCAGAGAACTTTCAAAAAAAGATATCGCTGGAAGAAATTGCATCGGTAGCTAACCTGAGCGCTAAAGCCTTTTGCCGGTACTTTAAAACCAAAACCCGTAAAACATTTCAGGATTTTTTGTTGGAGGTAAAAATCGCTCACGCCTGCAACCTGATATTGGAAAAAGACATGACCATTTACGAGGTGTGCTATGACAGCGGCTTTAACAACCTGAGCAATTTTAACCGCTACTTTAAAAAACTGATGAACAAAACCCCGCTGGAGTTTAAAAAGGAACATCGGATTTTGAGGGAGGTAGGATAG